From Streptomyces fungicidicus, one genomic window encodes:
- a CDS encoding VOC family protein, whose product MDSLDSVTLEASDPRAAADFHSAAFGLDASLVRVRASEAPTTGFRGFTLSLVVSQPGDVDALFLTARDAGATVLKPAAKSLWGYGGVLRAPDGTIWQIATSAKKDTGPATRDIDELVLLLGVEDVKASKRFYVEQGLTVNKSFGGKYVEFAAGPGTVKLSLYKRRGLAKVAGVPADGTGSHRLVLAAATRPFTDPDGFTWEPTAPRTVPA is encoded by the coding sequence ATGGACTCCCTCGACTCCGTCACCCTGGAAGCGTCCGACCCCAGGGCCGCCGCCGACTTCCACTCCGCCGCCTTCGGACTGGACGCGTCACTGGTACGCGTACGCGCCTCCGAGGCCCCGACGACCGGCTTCCGCGGCTTCACCCTGTCGCTGGTGGTGTCCCAGCCGGGCGACGTCGACGCGCTCTTCCTCACCGCCCGCGACGCCGGCGCCACCGTCCTCAAGCCCGCAGCGAAGTCGCTGTGGGGGTACGGCGGCGTCCTCCGGGCCCCGGACGGCACGATCTGGCAGATCGCGACGTCGGCGAAGAAGGACACCGGCCCGGCCACCCGGGACATCGACGAACTGGTGCTCCTGCTGGGCGTGGAGGACGTGAAGGCGAGCAAGCGGTTCTACGTGGAGCAGGGCCTCACCGTGAACAAGAGCTTCGGCGGCAAGTACGTCGAGTTCGCCGCCGGGCCCGGCACCGTCAAGCTCTCCCTGTACAAGCGCCGAGGCCTCGCCAAGGTCGCCGGCGTCCCCGCCGACGGCACCGGCTCCCACCGTCTCGTCCTGGCCGCCGCCACCCGCCCCTTCACCGACCCCGACGGCTTCACCTGGGAACCGACCGCTCCCCGCACCGTCCCCGCCTGA
- a CDS encoding polysaccharide deacetylase family protein: MARHGGGRGWYGKVVGAALGVTVLAVGASVWTAQAGVEGGGTPQASASATPGGDVQPVAKTIVHASDAGARGVNITIDDGPDPGWTPQVLDVLREYGVKATFCMTGIQAQTHPDLVKDVVAAGHRLCDHSVSHDTGMDKKPEAYQSKEILDAERMITKASGGVRPMYYRAPGGAFTPYSRELAASRGMRPLGWNVDTKDFERPGTDAIVATVERELPNGPTLLFHDAGGDRSQTVEALRRVLPSLKAEGYAFGFPVR; this comes from the coding sequence ATGGCACGGCACGGCGGCGGGCGGGGCTGGTACGGCAAGGTGGTCGGTGCGGCCCTCGGCGTGACGGTGCTGGCCGTCGGCGCCTCGGTGTGGACCGCGCAGGCCGGTGTCGAGGGCGGGGGGACGCCCCAGGCGTCCGCGTCCGCGACGCCGGGCGGTGACGTCCAGCCGGTCGCGAAGACCATCGTGCACGCCTCCGACGCGGGGGCCCGCGGCGTGAACATCACCATCGACGACGGCCCCGACCCCGGCTGGACCCCCCAAGTGCTGGACGTGCTGCGGGAGTACGGGGTGAAGGCCACGTTCTGCATGACGGGGATCCAGGCGCAGACGCACCCGGACCTCGTGAAGGACGTGGTCGCGGCCGGGCACCGGCTGTGCGACCACTCGGTGTCGCACGACACCGGCATGGACAAGAAGCCCGAGGCGTACCAGTCGAAGGAGATCCTCGACGCCGAGCGCATGATCACCAAGGCGTCCGGGGGTGTGCGGCCGATGTACTACCGGGCGCCCGGCGGGGCGTTCACCCCGTACAGCCGCGAGCTGGCCGCCTCCCGGGGCATGCGCCCGCTGGGCTGGAACGTCGACACCAAGGACTTCGAGCGGCCCGGCACCGACGCCATCGTCGCCACCGTCGAGCGGGAGCTCCCCAACGGGCCGACGCTGCTCTTCCACGACGCGGGCGGCGACCGCTCCCAGACCGTCGAGGCCCTGCGCCGGGTCCTCCCCTCCCTCAAGGCGGAGGGCTACGCCTTCGGCTTCCCGGTGCGCTGA
- a CDS encoding SAM-dependent methyltransferase encodes MPSFEITPIGTVRNDRTDVQHTDEWGAVRSTITVDERFGEACLQGLEGFSHVEVLFVFDQLPELDDYREPRPYRGRPDLPPVGVFAGRGPRRPNRIGVTSCAIESVHGRQLTVTGLDAVTGTPVIDLKPAMREFHPKDITQPEWVSAMMSDYFKP; translated from the coding sequence ATGCCGAGCTTCGAGATCACGCCGATAGGTACGGTCCGGAACGACCGGACGGACGTCCAGCACACGGACGAGTGGGGCGCCGTCCGCAGCACGATCACCGTCGACGAGCGCTTCGGCGAGGCCTGTCTCCAGGGCCTGGAGGGCTTCTCCCACGTGGAGGTCCTCTTCGTCTTCGACCAGCTGCCGGAGCTCGACGACTACCGCGAGCCCCGCCCCTACCGCGGCCGCCCCGACCTCCCGCCGGTCGGCGTCTTCGCCGGCCGCGGCCCCCGCCGGCCGAACCGCATCGGCGTGACGTCCTGCGCCATCGAGTCGGTCCACGGCCGCCAACTGACGGTGACCGGCCTCGACGCGGTCACGGGCACCCCGGTCATCGACCTCAAACCGGCGATGCGCGAGTTCCACCCCAAGGACATCACCCAGCCGGAGTGGGTCAGCGCGATGATGTCGGACTACTTCAAGCCGTGA
- a CDS encoding phosphomethylpyrimidine synthase ThiC, which produces MHGLEDVQEVREGLLSATEARARIASGSLVELRAGGDPVLVGPGSLVKVNTSIGCNRAADLEAEVEKIREIARLGYQPDLMMDLSTVRLPAPLYRTASAELGLPVGTLPHYLCFKPRGGLDVPRLLDEIERQAEAGVAWMTLHLSPTREMYELARTTRQTATTARGGGIVVRDMLINNRVESVLAERFGDIAAILKRHGVALSLGTTFRPASTVDALDTVHVQELERQQLFYREARALGIPTMLEAVGHMRLGQIATFTRLLRGTLRYPGPVMTLGPIPTDAAVGHDHIANALGAGMLAVEGGTNVVNSVTREEHTGRVPTLDSILEGLRAARIAAHSANISLFPDLDFPAENRVAERRGANYTCVVEGGLFEKSAQTRFAMGCTRCGNECPLVINFVTDRDDGSLRF; this is translated from the coding sequence ATGCACGGGTTGGAAGACGTTCAAGAGGTACGCGAGGGCTTACTGAGTGCGACGGAGGCGCGGGCGCGGATCGCATCGGGCTCCCTGGTCGAATTGCGAGCAGGCGGGGATCCCGTGCTGGTGGGTCCGGGTTCGCTGGTCAAGGTGAACACCAGTATCGGATGCAATCGGGCAGCTGACCTCGAGGCCGAGGTCGAGAAGATCCGCGAGATCGCCCGGCTGGGCTATCAGCCCGACCTGATGATGGATCTGAGTACCGTGCGCCTTCCCGCCCCCCTCTATCGGACCGCCAGTGCGGAACTCGGTCTGCCGGTCGGCACGTTGCCGCATTACCTCTGCTTCAAGCCACGTGGCGGCCTCGACGTCCCTCGGCTGTTGGACGAGATCGAACGGCAGGCGGAAGCAGGTGTCGCGTGGATGACGCTCCACCTGTCGCCGACACGGGAGATGTACGAACTGGCCCGGACCACGCGCCAGACCGCCACCACGGCGCGCGGCGGTGGAATCGTCGTACGGGACATGCTGATCAACAACCGCGTCGAAAGCGTCCTGGCGGAGCGGTTCGGGGACATAGCCGCGATCCTCAAACGCCACGGAGTCGCTCTCAGTCTGGGGACGACATTCCGTCCGGCCAGCACCGTGGACGCGTTGGACACCGTGCACGTCCAGGAACTGGAGCGCCAGCAGTTGTTCTACCGCGAGGCCAGGGCGCTCGGGATACCAACCATGCTGGAGGCTGTCGGCCACATGCGCCTCGGGCAGATCGCGACATTCACCAGGTTGCTCCGCGGCACACTCCGCTACCCCGGACCCGTCATGACGCTCGGCCCCATTCCCACGGACGCCGCCGTCGGCCACGACCACATCGCGAACGCGCTGGGCGCCGGGATGCTCGCCGTCGAGGGCGGAACGAACGTGGTGAACTCGGTGACCCGTGAGGAACACACAGGTCGGGTGCCCACCCTCGATTCGATCCTGGAGGGGCTGCGGGCCGCTCGCATCGCTGCGCACTCCGCCAACATCTCGCTCTTTCCCGATCTGGACTTCCCCGCCGAGAACCGGGTGGCCGAGCGGCGTGGCGCGAACTACACCTGCGTCGTCGAGGGCGGACTGTTCGAGAAGTCCGCACAGACGCGCTTCGCGATGGGCTGCACTCGGTGCGGAAACGAATGCCCTCTAGTGATCAACTTCGTCACCGACCGCGACGACGGCAGCCTGCGGTTCTGA
- a CDS encoding FG-GAP-like repeat-containing protein, which translates to MGRRALVRGATAAAVSFTLTLGLGPLTAGGAYAATAAGEVVVPATTSLVPRTGLLSAGPSGFLRYEEGRGQLWTTYDGVDTLVDASGTDAYGVTSAGAGSDVVARHDGAARTVTLRDMTSGRTSTVALPAGHAYFSTLGSTVVTTAGTPGTDAVWHLLDVREDGSVTDRTVEGVPSGTYLWSAAGLGDARGQVVRYRKGDDEVTGWLDVEQGRFTALPYTVRSWHGLVALSPTHLVWFYDGTLHVASRQDPAAAVRTVAAGDVAQVLGLVGDTVVVSRHDASLGRYDTDRAVSRVEAVPLDGSAPRTLLARTSRQAVATPDGGLLVAGGADTDHWGVSLIGAAADGGVTVRKVADAYPRSSAHQVSQLNLTQGRLTTVEQDPVGDWTYLHTRDTGVTGSPTAGARTTRGRIAPENYAEGRPRLLDTGDGRTVVSGYGTSTAQQPHVLEPSQSLPGTRIDSSRSYRTATAAGGRFAALTGPYDSSGAAETRIVDLDTGRTVHTTTDTVRAIWGTTLWVMSGNDTVVPVDLLTGQRGSPVWFGRGCLLNDFQAVGRWLLWNCVMGSEGLGVYDTVSQRNQTLVSGSGWEQAQLGDGFVATSESGRLKVIDVRGGTPVAHTAGAFEGNAWDVDPYTGVIAQARSDNTIRLTPSEVPVSALVQRDATVAASADVKAGAAPWRPKWWLNKPAASWKLVITNRAGTAVRTLTGGPARGVVSPAWNGKDGSGRLVPNGTHTWKLTITPADGQGAALTRSGTVKVTGAAAAHRDFVGSDGFGDLLTLNGSGGLTYQYGTGKGTFTGKRTGSGWPTTVKAVPFGDLSGDRCNDVLVRFSSGALRAYRPVCGAAVTPSTAYTSLGTGWNQYNVLTSPGDISGDGRPDLIARNASTGDVYLYKATSTGKLSSRVKIASKWTGYKKIVGVGDLNGDGHGDLLAQDKSNELWRYDGTSAGKFKSRVKVFNDWGASYNVVVGVGDLTGDGRADLVSRDSSGAVWRNNGNGKGSFGSRTRIATGWQGYKSLS; encoded by the coding sequence ATGGGCAGACGTGCTCTCGTACGAGGCGCCACCGCCGCCGCCGTTTCCTTCACCCTCACCCTCGGGCTCGGCCCGCTGACCGCCGGCGGCGCGTACGCGGCGACGGCCGCCGGAGAGGTGGTCGTGCCGGCCACCACGTCCCTGGTTCCCCGGACGGGGCTGCTGAGCGCGGGGCCCTCGGGGTTCCTCCGGTACGAGGAGGGGCGGGGCCAGCTCTGGACGACCTACGACGGCGTCGACACGCTCGTCGACGCCTCCGGCACGGACGCCTACGGCGTCACGAGCGCCGGCGCGGGCTCGGACGTCGTCGCCCGCCACGACGGCGCCGCCAGGACCGTAACGCTGCGGGACATGACGTCCGGCCGGACCAGCACGGTCGCGCTGCCCGCCGGGCACGCGTACTTCAGCACGCTCGGGTCGACGGTCGTCACGACCGCGGGAACCCCGGGCACCGACGCCGTGTGGCATCTGCTGGACGTCCGGGAGGACGGTTCCGTCACCGACCGCACCGTGGAGGGCGTCCCCTCCGGCACCTACCTGTGGTCCGCCGCGGGGCTGGGCGACGCTCGCGGACAGGTCGTGCGGTACCGCAAGGGCGACGACGAGGTCACCGGATGGCTCGACGTCGAGCAGGGGCGCTTCACCGCCCTGCCGTACACCGTGCGGTCGTGGCACGGCCTGGTCGCGCTCAGCCCCACCCACCTGGTGTGGTTCTACGACGGCACCCTGCACGTCGCCTCCCGGCAGGACCCGGCCGCCGCCGTGCGGACCGTGGCGGCCGGCGACGTCGCGCAGGTGCTGGGCTTGGTCGGCGACACCGTCGTCGTCTCACGCCACGACGCCTCCCTGGGCCGCTACGACACCGACCGCGCGGTCTCGCGGGTCGAGGCCGTCCCCCTCGACGGCTCCGCGCCCCGGACGCTGCTGGCCAGGACGTCACGGCAGGCCGTGGCCACTCCGGACGGCGGGCTGCTGGTGGCGGGCGGCGCCGACACCGACCACTGGGGCGTCTCCCTCATCGGGGCCGCGGCGGACGGCGGGGTCACCGTGCGCAAGGTCGCGGACGCCTACCCCCGCAGCAGCGCCCACCAGGTCTCCCAGCTGAATCTCACCCAGGGCCGGCTGACGACCGTGGAGCAGGACCCGGTGGGCGACTGGACGTATCTCCACACCCGTGACACCGGCGTGACCGGCTCCCCCACGGCGGGGGCCCGGACCACCCGCGGCCGGATCGCGCCGGAGAACTACGCGGAGGGCCGCCCCCGGCTCCTCGACACCGGCGACGGCCGGACGGTCGTCTCCGGATACGGCACCAGCACCGCCCAGCAGCCGCATGTCCTGGAGCCCTCCCAGTCGCTCCCCGGCACCCGGATCGACAGCTCCCGCAGCTACCGGACCGCCACCGCAGCCGGCGGCCGCTTCGCCGCGCTGACCGGGCCGTACGACAGCTCCGGCGCGGCGGAGACCCGGATCGTCGACCTCGACACCGGGCGCACGGTGCACACGACGACGGACACCGTGCGGGCGATCTGGGGCACCACCCTGTGGGTGATGTCCGGCAACGACACCGTGGTCCCCGTCGACCTGCTCACCGGACAGCGCGGCTCCCCCGTGTGGTTCGGGCGCGGCTGCCTGCTGAACGACTTCCAGGCCGTCGGCCGGTGGCTGCTGTGGAACTGTGTGATGGGCTCCGAGGGTCTGGGTGTCTACGACACCGTCAGCCAGCGGAACCAGACCCTCGTGTCGGGCTCCGGATGGGAGCAGGCCCAGCTCGGCGACGGCTTCGTCGCGACCTCCGAGAGCGGGCGGCTCAAGGTGATCGACGTGCGCGGCGGGACGCCCGTGGCGCACACCGCCGGCGCGTTCGAGGGAAACGCCTGGGACGTCGACCCGTACACCGGTGTGATCGCCCAGGCCCGCTCCGACAACACCATCCGCCTGACCCCCAGCGAGGTGCCCGTCTCTGCCCTCGTCCAGCGCGACGCCACCGTCGCCGCCTCCGCCGACGTCAAGGCCGGGGCCGCCCCGTGGCGCCCGAAGTGGTGGCTGAACAAGCCCGCTGCCTCCTGGAAGCTCGTGATCACCAACCGGGCCGGCACCGCCGTGCGCACGCTCACCGGCGGTCCGGCGCGCGGTGTGGTGAGCCCGGCCTGGAACGGCAAGGACGGCTCCGGCCGGCTGGTGCCCAACGGCACCCACACCTGGAAGCTGACCATCACCCCGGCGGACGGGCAGGGCGCGGCGCTGACGAGGTCGGGCACGGTCAAGGTCACCGGAGCCGCCGCGGCCCACCGCGACTTCGTCGGGTCGGACGGCTTCGGCGACCTGCTGACCCTGAACGGCTCCGGCGGGCTGACGTACCAGTACGGGACCGGTAAGGGAACGTTCACCGGGAAGCGGACGGGCTCCGGGTGGCCGACGACGGTGAAGGCGGTGCCCTTCGGCGACCTGAGCGGGGACCGGTGCAACGACGTGCTCGTACGGTTCAGCAGCGGGGCGCTGCGCGCCTACCGGCCCGTGTGCGGGGCGGCGGTGACCCCGTCCACGGCGTACACCTCGCTGGGCACGGGCTGGAACCAGTACAACGTGCTGACCTCGCCCGGGGACATCAGCGGTGACGGCCGGCCCGACCTGATCGCCCGCAACGCCTCGACCGGCGACGTCTACCTATACAAGGCGACGAGCACGGGCAAGCTCTCCTCCCGTGTGAAGATCGCGTCCAAGTGGACGGGGTACAAGAAGATCGTGGGCGTGGGCGACCTCAACGGCGACGGGCACGGCGACCTGCTCGCGCAGGACAAGTCGAACGAGCTGTGGCGCTACGACGGCACCTCGGCCGGCAAGTTCAAGAGCCGCGTGAAGGTCTTTAACGACTGGGGCGCCTCGTACAACGTGGTCGTGGGCGTGGGCGACCTCACCGGCGACGGCCGGGCCGACCTCGTCTCCCGCGACTCCTCCGGCGCCGTCTGGCGCAACAACGGCAACGGCAAGGGCTCCTTCGGCAGCCGCACAAGGATCGCCACCGGCTGGCAGGGCTACAAGAGCCTCTCCTGA